In Streptomyces violaceusniger Tu 4113, one DNA window encodes the following:
- a CDS encoding Mut7-C RNAse domain-containing protein — protein sequence MNGPEIHLSLAPELRFFAVPERRRPWTAVVTDGASTLGHVVESLGVPLTEVGRLVVNGEETAVSHVPSAGETVEVHPVVRPQRVPGAPLRFLLDVHLGTLARRLRLLGVDAAYESEDIGDPELAARSAAQRRVLLSRDRGLLRRRELWAGAYVYSDRPDEQLRDVLGRFTPSLAPWTRCTACNGTLEDADKESVRELLQHGTRRTYEVFARCTVCERVYWRGAHHARLEAIVAGAMDEFGDARAALS from the coding sequence GTGAACGGACCTGAGATCCACCTCAGTCTCGCCCCTGAACTGCGATTCTTCGCCGTCCCGGAGCGGCGCCGCCCCTGGACGGCCGTGGTCACCGACGGCGCCTCCACCCTCGGCCATGTCGTCGAGTCGCTCGGGGTCCCGCTCACCGAGGTCGGCCGGCTGGTGGTGAACGGTGAAGAGACCGCCGTCTCGCATGTGCCGAGCGCGGGTGAGACCGTGGAGGTGCATCCGGTCGTCCGCCCGCAGCGGGTGCCGGGCGCCCCGCTGCGCTTTCTGCTCGATGTGCACCTGGGCACGCTTGCGCGCCGGCTGCGGCTGCTGGGCGTGGACGCCGCGTACGAGAGCGAGGACATCGGCGACCCCGAGCTGGCCGCGCGCTCCGCCGCCCAGCGCCGGGTGCTGCTCTCCCGCGACCGGGGGCTGCTGCGCCGCCGTGAGCTGTGGGCCGGGGCGTATGTCTACAGCGACCGCCCCGATGAGCAACTGCGGGACGTCCTCGGCCGGTTCACCCCGAGCCTGGCGCCCTGGACCCGCTGCACCGCCTGCAACGGCACGCTGGAGGACGCCGACAAGGAGTCGGTCCGGGAGCTGCTCCAGCACGGCACCCGGCGCACGTACGAGGTCTTCGCCCGCTGCACGGTCTGCGAGCGGGTCTACTGGCGCGGCGCCCACCACGCCCGGCTGGAGGCCATCGTGGCCGGGGCGATGGACGAGTTCGGCGACGCCCGGGCCGCCCTGTCCTGA
- a CDS encoding glutathione S-transferase C-terminal domain-containing protein codes for MSETFPVSSGPAALLDPDPCTTRPRIAPPAPPHRFRSRIGVDLAGGFYPVPHRYRLYLSASCPLSLRVSITLDLLGLRDTVATTLVGPPADTPEAFAALRGAYEATWHRYGGPLDAPALCDGWTGRVVSNHTPDILRDLAGHLSDGGGTGRPRLRPAPRAADIDALRELLDDDITHAARQAGTAHEPECRDAALERLLTALGRLDRRLAAAPYALGDELTAADVDLWVALVQLDTEHRLRLDADAAQRVSRHGRLRAYVRRLHAHPAFHTTIPEALQDDVS; via the coding sequence ATGTCCGAGACGTTTCCGGTCAGTTCAGGCCCTGCCGCTCTTCTCGACCCCGACCCCTGCACAACCCGCCCCCGGATCGCCCCGCCCGCTCCGCCGCACCGCTTCCGCAGCCGCATCGGCGTCGACCTCGCCGGTGGCTTCTATCCGGTGCCGCATCGCTATCGGCTCTATCTCTCCGCGAGCTGTCCGCTCTCGCTGCGCGTCTCCATCACCCTCGATCTGCTCGGGCTGCGGGACACCGTCGCCACCACCCTCGTCGGACCCCCGGCCGACACCCCCGAAGCGTTCGCCGCGCTGCGCGGGGCGTACGAGGCCACCTGGCACCGCTACGGCGGACCCCTGGACGCCCCGGCGCTGTGCGACGGCTGGACCGGACGCGTCGTCAGCAACCACACGCCCGACATCCTGCGCGACCTCGCCGGCCATCTGAGTGACGGCGGCGGAACCGGACGTCCCCGGCTGCGCCCGGCGCCCCGTGCCGCGGACATCGACGCCCTCCGCGAACTCCTCGACGACGACATCACCCATGCGGCGCGGCAGGCCGGGACGGCGCACGAGCCGGAGTGCCGGGACGCGGCGCTGGAGCGGCTGCTGACCGCCCTCGGCCGGCTCGACCGCAGGCTCGCGGCCGCACCGTACGCACTGGGCGACGAGCTGACCGCCGCCGATGTGGACCTGTGGGTGGCCCTCGTCCAGCTCGACACCGAGCACCGGCTCCGCCTGGACGCCGACGCGGCCCAGCGGGTCTCCCGCCATGGGCGGCTGCGCGCCTATGTGCGGCGGCTGCACGCCCATCCGGCCTTCCACACCACGATTCCGGAGGCCCTCCAGGACGACGTGTCCTGA
- a CDS encoding PP2C family protein-serine/threonine phosphatase codes for MRFIRFAPGASGRSHTLFAVTRCLPFLVLAAVLSIELSPAHTLYTGPLLSPAPALAAVTMGPFGTGGVALLAMAVSAVTATHNNVWGSEMVYANLLALLVVALASVATSAVRVRRDRELAQIRRIAEVSQNVVLRPLPARIGVVNTASVYMAAERGAQIGGDLYEAMCTRYGVRLIVGDVRGKGLAAVRSAAAVVGAFREAVHYEQDLAEVMHRCAAALAREYELLDRSQLQDPQELEEQFVTVLLAQVSDESLVELINRGHPPPLVMRERKVRSLDPARPLPPLGLEEFLSPPPICVESFPFLPGDRLLLHTDGVVEARNHYDEFFPLHRTMETLDGDTPGEYLDRLRHALVRHAEGRLADDAAMVLIERAIGGARRPFL; via the coding sequence ATGCGATTCATACGCTTCGCCCCGGGGGCGAGCGGTCGCAGCCACACGCTGTTCGCGGTCACACGGTGTCTGCCGTTCCTGGTCCTGGCGGCGGTGCTCAGCATCGAGCTCTCCCCCGCGCACACCCTCTACACCGGCCCCCTGCTCTCCCCGGCGCCGGCGCTGGCGGCGGTGACCATGGGCCCGTTCGGCACCGGCGGGGTGGCGCTGCTCGCCATGGCGGTGAGTGCGGTCACCGCCACCCACAACAACGTCTGGGGCAGCGAGATGGTGTACGCGAATCTGCTGGCCCTGCTGGTGGTGGCGCTCGCGAGCGTGGCGACCAGCGCGGTGCGGGTGCGCCGGGACCGCGAGCTGGCCCAGATCCGCCGGATCGCCGAGGTGTCCCAGAACGTGGTGCTGCGGCCGCTGCCCGCCCGGATCGGTGTCGTGAACACCGCCAGCGTCTATATGGCGGCCGAGCGCGGCGCGCAGATCGGCGGGGACCTCTACGAGGCGATGTGCACCCGCTACGGAGTGCGGCTGATCGTCGGCGATGTGCGGGGAAAGGGGCTGGCCGCGGTGCGGTCCGCCGCGGCCGTGGTGGGCGCCTTCCGGGAGGCGGTGCACTACGAGCAGGACCTGGCCGAGGTGATGCACCGCTGTGCGGCCGCGCTGGCGCGCGAGTACGAGCTGCTGGACCGCTCCCAGCTCCAGGACCCGCAGGAGCTGGAGGAGCAGTTCGTCACCGTCCTCCTCGCCCAGGTCTCGGACGAGTCGCTGGTCGAGCTGATCAACCGCGGCCATCCGCCGCCCCTGGTGATGCGCGAGCGCAAGGTGCGCTCCCTGGACCCGGCGCGCCCGCTGCCGCCGCTCGGCCTCGAGGAGTTCCTCAGCCCTCCCCCGATCTGTGTCGAGTCCTTTCCGTTCCTGCCCGGTGACCGGCTGTTGCTGCACACCGACGGCGTGGTCGAGGCCCGCAACCACTACGACGAGTTCTTTCCGCTGCACCGGACCATGGAGACGCTGGACGGTGACACCCCTGGCGAGTACCTGGACCGGCTGCGCCACGCCCTGGTCCGGCATGCCGAGGGACGGCTGGCGGACGACGCGGCCATGGTCCTCATTGAGCGGGCCATCGGCGGGGCACGGCGGCCGTTCCTCTGA
- a CDS encoding Fpg/Nei family DNA glycosylase produces MPELPDVEGFRRTLASCAQGHRVERVEVADAGVLHGVTAQRLKRDLEGRRFAAPRRHGKWLIAPTDGPTVVVHFGMTGRLACGAESEPAGRFERVAFDLDDGHRLGYEDQRKLQGIWLAATEADVDRILGDQGPDALSLSRADLDRLLAGRRGRVKATLTDQAVIAGLGNLLGDEILWRARIHPQRPANALTDDEHERLHTAMREVLRASVRAGRVPDDPDWLTGQRDDPDPHCPRCGHPLRRGRIAGRTSLWCPHCQRDGG; encoded by the coding sequence ATGCCCGAGCTACCGGATGTCGAGGGGTTCCGGCGAACGCTGGCCTCCTGCGCCCAGGGCCACCGCGTCGAGCGGGTGGAGGTGGCCGACGCGGGGGTGCTGCACGGGGTGACCGCGCAGCGGCTGAAGCGCGATCTCGAGGGCCGCCGCTTCGCCGCACCGCGCCGCCACGGCAAGTGGCTGATCGCCCCCACCGACGGGCCCACGGTCGTGGTGCACTTCGGCATGACCGGGCGGCTGGCCTGCGGGGCGGAGTCCGAACCGGCCGGCCGGTTCGAGCGCGTCGCCTTCGACCTCGACGACGGCCACCGCCTCGGCTACGAGGACCAGCGCAAACTCCAGGGCATCTGGCTCGCCGCCACCGAAGCCGACGTCGACCGGATCCTCGGCGATCAGGGCCCGGACGCGCTCTCCCTGAGCCGGGCCGATCTCGACCGGCTGCTGGCGGGGCGGCGCGGACGCGTCAAGGCCACACTGACCGACCAGGCCGTGATCGCCGGACTCGGCAACCTGCTCGGCGACGAGATCCTGTGGCGGGCCCGGATCCATCCGCAGCGGCCGGCGAACGCGCTGACCGACGACGAGCACGAACGGCTCCACACCGCGATGCGCGAGGTGCTGCGCGCCTCGGTGCGGGCGGGGCGGGTGCCGGACGACCCGGACTGGCTCACCGGACAGCGCGACGACCCGGACCCGCACTGCCCCCGCTGCGGCCATCCGCTGCGCCGCGGCCGGATCGCGGGGCGGACCAGCCTGTGGTGCCCCCACTGCCAGCGGGACGGCGGCTGA
- a CDS encoding CU044_5270 family protein — protein sequence MTDELDLLREADPVSADTGPWRDRPLNARAELLLRRLPSQDRGRRTVRRVIWSLEAAAAATVLALALTVSGTPSSAVAASRPVPLVAHASGADVSLGEIVRRARTAAEESPGKSERGSHFQSWALSMKSGEDPVTLPRESLTRWNADGSGFSLEVATDPRHPGRPVIADGTPPRAVHDGKVLSEEKYPAGINGANESYFEDPPAGASALRAYLAVWSRGADRDPAELISAIESFLAVWTPGPRQRADIVTLLSRIEGLRPTGKVTDRLGREGQAFRFTPASSGMRYLIVLDPDDGSVLDVEETITRDDPEYKLKAGDVMSYKAWVS from the coding sequence ATGACCGACGAACTGGATCTGCTCCGCGAGGCCGACCCCGTGTCCGCCGACACCGGCCCCTGGCGGGACCGGCCGCTGAACGCGCGCGCCGAGCTGCTGCTGCGGCGGCTGCCGTCCCAGGACCGGGGGCGCCGTACCGTCCGACGCGTGATCTGGAGCCTGGAAGCAGCGGCGGCCGCGACGGTCCTCGCCCTCGCGCTGACCGTCTCGGGCACCCCTTCCTCCGCGGTGGCCGCGTCCAGACCAGTGCCGCTGGTGGCGCATGCCTCCGGGGCGGACGTATCGCTCGGCGAGATCGTCCGGCGGGCGCGGACGGCGGCCGAGGAGTCCCCGGGGAAGAGCGAGCGGGGCAGCCATTTCCAGAGCTGGGCGCTGAGCATGAAGTCGGGCGAGGATCCGGTGACGCTGCCCCGGGAGTCGCTGACCCGGTGGAACGCGGACGGCAGCGGTTTCTCGCTGGAGGTGGCCACCGATCCGCGCCACCCGGGCCGCCCGGTGATCGCCGACGGTACGCCGCCCCGTGCGGTCCACGACGGCAAGGTGCTGAGCGAGGAGAAGTATCCGGCCGGTATCAACGGCGCCAACGAGAGCTACTTCGAGGATCCTCCGGCCGGGGCCTCGGCGCTGCGCGCCTATCTCGCCGTCTGGTCCCGGGGCGCGGACCGCGACCCGGCGGAGCTGATCTCGGCCATCGAGTCGTTTCTCGCGGTGTGGACTCCCGGTCCGCGCCAGCGGGCGGACATCGTCACCCTGCTGTCCCGGATCGAGGGGCTGCGCCCGACGGGCAAGGTCACCGACCGGCTCGGCCGGGAGGGGCAGGCGTTCCGGTTCACCCCCGCTTCCTCCGGGATGCGGTATCTGATCGTCCTCGATCCGGACGACGGCAGCGTGCTGGACGTCGAGGAGACCATCACCCGGGACGATCCGGAGTACAAACTGAAGGCGGGCGACGTGATGTCGTACAAGGCGTGGGTGTCCTGA
- a CDS encoding RNA polymerase sigma factor, translating into MSTDDAFDAAYREHYWAVSRFVARRLDDQAWEVEEVVAEVFAVAWRRRTELPESPLPWLYGVARHCLANTVRGKGRYRRLLAKLGHHEVTRDGRTVASPDAERPGSWVLEALARLAEADQEVLRLTTWEELTVEELGTVLGCGRSAAAMRLHRARRRLREQIETLRRDDRVSVGCTSGKGDKAHSAGRADKAHKDGHA; encoded by the coding sequence ATGAGCACCGACGACGCCTTCGACGCCGCCTACCGTGAGCATTACTGGGCGGTCAGCCGTTTTGTGGCACGGCGGCTGGACGACCAGGCATGGGAGGTCGAGGAAGTCGTCGCCGAGGTCTTCGCGGTGGCCTGGCGGCGCCGGACCGAACTGCCCGAGTCACCGCTGCCGTGGCTGTATGGGGTGGCCCGGCACTGTCTGGCCAACACCGTGCGCGGCAAGGGCCGTTACCGCAGGCTGCTGGCCAAGCTGGGCCACCACGAGGTGACGCGCGACGGGCGCACCGTGGCGAGCCCGGACGCGGAGCGGCCGGGCTCCTGGGTGCTGGAGGCGCTCGCCCGGCTCGCCGAGGCCGACCAGGAGGTGCTGCGGCTGACGACATGGGAGGAGCTGACCGTCGAGGAGCTCGGCACCGTGCTGGGGTGCGGCCGGTCCGCCGCGGCGATGCGACTGCACCGGGCGCGGCGGCGGCTGCGGGAGCAGATAGAGACCCTGCGCCGGGACGACCGGGTCTCAGTGGGGTGCACGAGCGGCAAGGGCGACAAGGCCCACAGCGCTGGCAGGGCCGACAAGGCCCACAAGGATGGACACGCATGA
- the ctaD gene encoding aa3-type cytochrome oxidase subunit I, protein MRNNTVVAAAPAAPPSRRPGPGSTAVRWLTTTDHKTIGTLYLITSFAFFCIGGVMALLMRAELARPGLQIMSNEQFNQAFTMHGTIMLLMFATPLFAGFANWIMPLQIGAPDVAFPRLNMFAYWLYLFGSLIAVGGFLTPQGAADFGWFAYSPLSDAVRSPGVGADMWIMGLALSGFGTILGSVNFITTIICMRAPGMTMFRMPIFTWNVLLTGVLVLLAFPVLAAALFALEADRQFGAHVFDAANGGALLWQHLFWFFGHPEVYIIALPFFGIISEVIPVFSRKPMFGYISLIAATISIAGLSVTVWAHHMYVTGGVLLPFFSFMTFLIAVPTGIKFFNWIGTMWKGSLSFETPMLWATGFLITFVFGGLTGVILASPPMDFAVSDTYFVVAHFHYVIFGTVVFAMFAGFHFWWPKFTGKMLDERLGKITFWTLFLGFHGTFLVQHWLGAEGMLRRIPDYLAADGVTTLNTISTISSFVLGLSFLPFLYNVWKTAKYGEKVVTDDPWGYGRSLEWATSCPPPRHNFVSLPKIRSESPAFDLHHPDVGQKESVA, encoded by the coding sequence ATGAGGAACAACACCGTTGTCGCGGCGGCGCCGGCCGCCCCGCCGTCGCGCCGCCCCGGACCAGGGTCCACGGCCGTCAGATGGCTGACCACCACCGATCACAAGACGATCGGCACGCTCTACCTGATCACGTCGTTCGCGTTTTTCTGTATCGGCGGGGTGATGGCGCTGCTGATGCGCGCCGAACTGGCCCGTCCGGGTTTGCAGATCATGTCGAACGAGCAGTTCAACCAGGCGTTCACCATGCATGGCACGATCATGCTGCTGATGTTCGCCACTCCGCTGTTCGCGGGGTTCGCCAACTGGATCATGCCGCTGCAGATCGGTGCGCCCGATGTGGCGTTCCCGCGGCTGAACATGTTCGCGTACTGGCTGTATCTCTTCGGCTCGCTGATCGCGGTGGGCGGGTTCCTGACCCCGCAGGGCGCGGCCGACTTTGGCTGGTTCGCCTACTCCCCGCTCTCGGACGCGGTGCGCTCACCGGGGGTCGGCGCGGACATGTGGATCATGGGTCTGGCCCTCTCCGGCTTCGGCACCATCCTCGGCTCGGTCAACTTCATCACCACGATCATCTGCATGCGCGCTCCGGGCATGACGATGTTCCGGATGCCGATCTTCACCTGGAATGTGCTGCTGACCGGTGTGCTGGTGCTGCTGGCCTTCCCGGTGCTGGCCGCCGCGCTGTTCGCCCTGGAGGCGGACCGCCAATTCGGCGCGCATGTCTTCGACGCGGCCAATGGCGGGGCGCTGCTCTGGCAACACCTCTTCTGGTTCTTCGGCCATCCGGAGGTCTATATCATCGCCCTGCCGTTCTTCGGCATCATCTCCGAGGTCATTCCGGTCTTCTCCCGGAAGCCGATGTTCGGCTATATCTCGCTCATCGCGGCGACGATTTCCATCGCGGGCCTTTCGGTCACCGTCTGGGCGCACCATATGTATGTCACCGGCGGTGTGCTGCTGCCGTTCTTCTCCTTCATGACGTTCCTGATAGCCGTGCCGACCGGTATCAAGTTCTTCAACTGGATCGGCACCATGTGGAAGGGGTCGCTGAGCTTCGAGACGCCGATGCTCTGGGCGACCGGATTCCTCATCACCTTCGTCTTCGGCGGCCTGACCGGCGTGATCCTGGCCTCGCCGCCGATGGACTTCGCTGTCTCGGACACCTACTTCGTGGTGGCCCACTTCCACTACGTCATCTTCGGCACCGTGGTCTTCGCGATGTTCGCCGGATTCCACTTCTGGTGGCCCAAGTTCACCGGCAAGATGCTCGACGAGCGGCTGGGAAAGATCACCTTCTGGACCCTCTTCCTCGGCTTCCACGGCACGTTCCTGGTGCAGCACTGGCTGGGCGCCGAGGGAATGCTCCGCAGAATTCCCGACTACCTGGCGGCCGACGGCGTCACCACCCTGAACACCATCTCGACCATCAGCTCCTTCGTCCTCGGCCTGTCGTTCCTGCCGTTCCTCTACAACGTCTGGAAGACTGCCAAGTACGGCGAGAAGGTCGTCACCGACGACCCCTGGGGATATGGCCGTTCCCTGGAATGGGCGACCTCCTGCCCGCCGCCGCGCCATAACTTCGTCAGCCTGCCGAAGATCCGTTCCGAATCCCCCGCGTTCGATCTGCACCATCCCGATGTCGGCCAGAAGGAGAGTGTGGCGTGA
- a CDS encoding transglycosylase domain-containing protein yields the protein MAGPLTALRERFTPDSKQAPRDTRPPSRQHGEKRHGKPKRTGIRRLFTWRKLIAYVAGLCALLIGAFTVLYYSIDVPKANAQAKAQSNVYKYSDGTILARTGEINREMVTLDRIPTGVQHAFVAAENKSFYKDRGVDPMGILRGVVNTVAGKGTQGGSTITQQYVKNYYLSQEQTASRKIKELVISLKVDQRNSKEDILAGYLNTSYFGRVAYGIQAAARAYYDKDVDDLTVEEGAYLAALVQAPSQYDWAVASPKAKRLVTRRWNYVLDNMVDMHWLDPAQRKHMRFPVPVDPKPAPGLDGQAGYLVDAARNELIASGVSEQELAAGGWTITLNVDPAKQRALEKTMRQGLDGSAKGKPRTDGSGEEKQTRADGSADEKQARADAAATQGGAVSVDPKNGRILALYGGRDYTRHYLSNATRGDYQVGSAFQPVTDAASMDAKMHNGPDAGGLPEIKRTARALGMDTDGGFGTKESVELGLMGSSPLKMAGVYASFNHQGKRVTPSIVKSARRGDETAGPPKAVGDQAIAPAAAQLVTRNLIMNGGKDAVRAVKRPAAGKGGVSDDKRAAWYVGYTPDLVTAVALFGEDAEKRKQIPLKNASAQRVADLWSDYTDQALRNVPAAWFDSGSEAGAIPNPTRMAPTGR from the coding sequence ATGGCAGGTCCCCTCACGGCACTACGCGAACGGTTCACCCCGGACTCGAAGCAGGCGCCGCGGGACACCAGACCCCCGAGCCGACAGCACGGTGAGAAGAGACACGGAAAGCCGAAGCGGACCGGCATCCGGCGGCTCTTCACCTGGCGGAAGCTGATCGCCTATGTGGCCGGCCTGTGCGCCCTGCTGATCGGGGCGTTCACCGTGCTCTACTACTCCATCGACGTTCCCAAGGCCAACGCCCAGGCGAAGGCGCAGAGCAACGTCTACAAGTACAGCGACGGCACGATCCTCGCCCGCACCGGCGAGATCAACCGCGAGATGGTCACCCTCGACCGGATACCCACGGGCGTGCAGCACGCGTTCGTCGCGGCGGAGAACAAGTCCTTCTACAAGGACCGGGGCGTGGACCCGATGGGCATTCTGCGGGGAGTGGTCAACACCGTGGCCGGCAAGGGGACCCAGGGCGGTTCGACCATCACCCAGCAGTACGTCAAGAACTACTACCTGAGCCAGGAACAGACCGCCAGCCGCAAGATCAAGGAGCTGGTGATCTCCCTCAAGGTCGACCAGCGCAACTCCAAGGAGGACATCCTCGCGGGGTATCTGAACACCAGCTACTTCGGCCGCGTGGCCTACGGCATCCAGGCCGCCGCCCGCGCGTACTACGACAAGGACGTCGACGACCTCACGGTCGAGGAGGGCGCGTATCTGGCGGCGCTGGTGCAGGCCCCCAGCCAGTACGACTGGGCCGTGGCGAGCCCCAAGGCGAAGCGTCTGGTCACCCGGCGCTGGAACTATGTGCTGGACAACATGGTCGATATGCACTGGCTGGACCCCGCGCAGCGGAAGCACATGCGCTTTCCCGTGCCGGTCGACCCCAAGCCCGCCCCCGGTCTCGACGGCCAGGCCGGCTACCTCGTGGACGCTGCCCGCAATGAGCTGATCGCCTCGGGCGTCAGCGAACAGGAACTCGCCGCGGGCGGCTGGACCATCACCCTCAACGTCGACCCGGCCAAACAGCGGGCGCTGGAGAAGACGATGCGCCAGGGCCTCGACGGCTCCGCCAAGGGGAAGCCCCGGACGGACGGTTCCGGCGAGGAGAAGCAGACCCGTGCGGACGGTTCCGCCGACGAGAAGCAGGCCCGTGCGGACGCCGCCGCCACCCAGGGCGGCGCGGTCTCGGTGGACCCGAAGAACGGGCGGATCCTCGCGCTCTACGGCGGCCGGGACTACACCCGGCACTATCTGTCCAACGCGACCCGCGGCGACTACCAGGTGGGCTCCGCCTTCCAGCCGGTCACCGACGCCGCCTCCATGGACGCCAAGATGCATAACGGGCCCGACGCCGGCGGACTGCCGGAGATCAAGCGCACCGCCCGGGCCCTCGGCATGGACACCGACGGCGGCTTCGGCACCAAGGAGTCGGTCGAGCTGGGGCTGATGGGCTCGAGCCCACTGAAGATGGCCGGTGTCTACGCCTCGTTCAACCACCAGGGCAAGCGGGTCACCCCGAGCATCGTGAAGTCCGCACGGCGCGGCGACGAGACGGCCGGGCCGCCGAAGGCCGTGGGCGATCAGGCGATCGCCCCAGCGGCGGCTCAGCTTGTCACCCGGAATCTCATCATGAACGGCGGTAAGGACGCCGTACGCGCCGTCAAGCGCCCCGCGGCGGGCAAGGGCGGGGTCTCCGACGACAAGAGGGCGGCCTGGTACGTCGGTTACACCCCGGACCTGGTCACCGCGGTCGCCCTCTTCGGCGAGGACGCCGAGAAGCGCAAGCAGATCCCGCTCAAGAACGCCAGCGCCCAGCGGGTCGCCGACCTCTGGAGCGACTACACCGACCAGGCGCTGCGCAATGTACCCGCGGCCTGGTTCGACTCCGGCTCCGAGGCCGGGGCGATTCCGAACCCGACCCGGATGGCGCCTACCGGACGGTGA
- a CDS encoding sensor histidine kinase encodes MTLRWRIVALVAAATCAAAAAVGVLVHHASRDRELSQAREGARTTLDRAALSYARTGGVQGSGAVMDAPGLPQGLRRLVKKGHQGTEFSTGPDGPAMWAARPADGQVLSVRVDMSTAMRNIGALDTNIILAGLMTTAVVLPLGVLTAERMSRRLRLAAATARRIAAGDLDARISAAARPHDEIAEISGAVDSMAAALQERLLDEQRFTADVAHELRTPLMGLVTAAELLPPGEAAGYVRDRVRVLSTLVEDLLEISRLDAGAEEADLSPCPLGPVLDDAIAGTGLSACLRTGGAQDSAPQDPEDGPKVWTDPRRLARIVTNLVINAHRHGREPVEVTVAADGRTVTVRDHGTGYPDDLLEKGPQRFRTGVRERGRGHGLGLTIAAGQAQVLGATLTFGNAPDGGAVATLHLPERPEPGPIHG; translated from the coding sequence ATGACGCTGAGATGGCGGATCGTGGCCCTGGTGGCGGCGGCGACCTGTGCCGCCGCGGCCGCGGTGGGCGTGCTGGTGCACCATGCCTCACGCGACCGCGAACTGTCCCAGGCGCGCGAAGGCGCGCGGACCACGCTCGACCGTGCCGCGCTCAGCTACGCCCGCACCGGCGGCGTCCAGGGCTCCGGTGCGGTGATGGACGCACCCGGGCTGCCCCAGGGTCTGCGGCGGCTGGTGAAGAAGGGGCATCAGGGCACCGAGTTCAGCACCGGCCCGGACGGGCCCGCGATGTGGGCGGCCCGGCCCGCCGACGGTCAGGTCCTGTCCGTACGCGTCGACATGAGCACCGCGATGCGCAACATCGGCGCGCTGGACACCAACATCATCCTGGCCGGGCTGATGACCACCGCCGTGGTGCTGCCCCTGGGCGTACTGACCGCCGAGCGGATGAGCCGGCGGCTGCGGCTCGCGGCGGCCACCGCGCGGCGGATCGCGGCCGGGGACCTGGACGCCCGGATCTCCGCCGCCGCCCGCCCGCACGACGAGATCGCCGAGATCTCCGGGGCCGTGGACTCGATGGCCGCCGCGCTGCAGGAGCGGCTGCTCGACGAGCAGCGGTTCACCGCCGATGTGGCGCATGAGCTGCGCACTCCGCTGATGGGCCTGGTCACCGCCGCCGAGCTGCTCCCGCCGGGGGAGGCGGCCGGGTATGTGCGCGACCGGGTGCGGGTGTTGAGCACACTGGTCGAGGATCTGCTGGAGATCTCCCGGCTGGACGCGGGGGCCGAGGAGGCCGATCTGTCGCCCTGTCCCCTGGGACCCGTGCTCGACGATGCCATCGCCGGCACCGGGCTGTCGGCATGCCTGCGCACCGGCGGCGCGCAGGACAGCGCGCCGCAGGACCCCGAGGACGGCCCGAAGGTGTGGACGGATCCCCGCCGGCTGGCCCGCATCGTCACCAATCTCGTGATCAACGCCCATCGCCACGGCCGTGAACCGGTCGAGGTGACGGTGGCGGCGGACGGCCGGACCGTGACCGTCCGCGACCATGGAACCGGCTATCCGGACGATCTGCTGGAGAAGGGTCCGCAGCGGTTCCGCACCGGGGTCCGGGAGCGGGGCCGGGGCCACGGTCTCGGGCTGACCATCGCGGCGGGACAGGCTCAGGTCCTCGGCGCCACGCTCACGTTCGGCAACGCACCGGACGGCGGCGCTGTCGCCACGCTGCACCTGCCGGAGCGGCCCGAGCCCGGACCGATACACGGCTGA